A region from the Acyrthosiphon pisum isolate AL4f chromosome A1, pea_aphid_22Mar2018_4r6ur, whole genome shotgun sequence genome encodes:
- the LOC107884709 gene encoding uncharacterized protein LOC107884709, with the protein MSDFSLVYQSLFPGNDNEHSDSEDISTYSVDCTNVQNSSSTASELINFTPPTTSTCSVTNDTTKRYSPYSTPTLTISAVSTSSNNHPKYGTYQPMDWTNETILQLLHTSNDGRYVLADSVSNKGRLSDDGQNTLTKLLINFLFQDKCKGTDFFFKKIAKLIVEVFPQEKERVYFIAAKTEGNHQTHAKGKLVERWKNVARRLRSIGAIEFYRKKSVPPLEKQSVFSDDLTLAKLWLQEEGLSADFKSVKEKWILTYDLRRSEILNSDTKLTLCDIFKSWPILKSPRGYELVCEDFNALYPLQKELFQNWNTFYEKWILVTDKLVNIRRTSIKDKIAKDLIKQLDNSQQSNWKVSIVLKLQLVPYLLPTKTLIRSSDPKSIKKNWKPSSGESAAAFITHIANISQLETDVAQRREKYLHIGSQIQPYIIVVGKDIFSIDETYIRVDNQLWNFSCPLKAFDSCFKAYFTFNCVYPRECYESWMFFQHHLYGLKTDYDLMTAVLSSINDQFI; encoded by the exons ATGTCCGATTTCAGCCTAGTTTACCAG tcttTGTTTCCTGGAAATGATAATGAACATTCGGATTCTGAAGATATTTCAACATATTCAGTTGATTGTACCAATGTTCAAAATTCATCATCCACTGCATcagaattaataaattttacacCACCTACAACATCTACTTGTTCTGTAACAAACGATACTACTAAACGTTATTCACCTTATTCAACACCAACATTAACTATCTCTGCGGTTTCTACAAGCTCGAATAATCACCCAAAATATGGTACATATCAGCCCATGGATTGGACAAATGag ACAATATTACAACTACTGCATACGAGTAATGATGGGCGGTATGTTTTAGCAGATTCTGTTTCAAATAAAGGTCGATTATCTGATGATGGCCAAAATACACTaacaaagttattaattaactttttatttcaaGATAAATGcaa AGGTACTGACTtctttttcaagaaaattgcTAAGCTCATTGTAGAAGTATTTCCTCAAGAGAAAGAG AGAGTTTATTTCATAGCTGCTAAAACTGAAGGTAACCACCAAACCCACGCTAAGGGCAAACTAGTCGAACGCTGGAAAAATGTAGCTAGACGCCTTCGTAGTATTGGTGCAAttgaattttatagaaaaaaaagtgttCCTCCATTAGAAAAACAATCTGTATTTtctg ATGATCTAACATTGGCTAAATTATGGCTTCAAGAAGAAGGACTATCGGCAGACTTTAAATCTGTAAAAGAAAAGTGGATTTTAACATATGATTTGAGGAGATCAGAAATACTTAATTCAGATACCAAACTTACTTTGtgtgatatatttaaaagttgGCCTATTCTCAAAAGCCCGAGAGGATATGAATTG GTATGCGAAGATTTTAATGCATTATATCCTTTGCAAAAAGAGTTGTTTCAGAATTGGAACACTTTTTATGAAAAGTGGATTTTAGTAACCGATAAACTTGTAAATATCAGAAGAACGTCAATTAAAGATAAAATTGCTAAAGATTTGATTAAACAATTAGATAATTCTCAACAGtcaa ACTGGAAAGTTagtattgttttgaaattacaaCTTGTACCCTATCTATTACCAACTAAAACATTGATAAGATCTTCTGACCCTAAAAGTATCAAAAAGAATTGGAAACCATCATCAGGAGAGTCTGCAGCTGCTTTTATCACACATATTGCT AACATATCTCAATTAGAGACTGATGTAGCACAAAGAAGAGAAAAATATCTGCATATTGGCAGTCAAATCCAACCGTACATCATAGTAGTGGGAAAGGATATATTTTCCATTGATGAAACATATATTCGTGTGGACAACCAACTATGGAATTTTAGCTGCCCACTAAAAGCATTTGATTCATGTTTCAAAGCATACTTCACATTCAACTGCGTATATCCCCGTGAGTGTTATGAATCTTGGATGTTTTTCCAACACCATTTATACGGTTTAAAAACAGATTATGATTTAATGACAGCTGTACTTTCGTCCATTAATgaccaatttatttaa